Proteins from a genomic interval of Nitrosomonas sp.:
- a CDS encoding CDGSH iron-sulfur domain-containing protein: MSESNKPPKFAPIQVQLEAGKQYYWCRCGLSKNQPFCDGSHKNTGITPLAFTTDESKSAWLCTCKKTDKAPYCDGTHKAINRENGYE; the protein is encoded by the coding sequence ATGAGTGAATCCAATAAACCCCCAAAATTTGCACCTATCCAGGTTCAACTTGAAGCGGGTAAACAGTATTACTGGTGTAGATGTGGCCTGAGCAAAAACCAACCCTTCTGTGATGGTTCACATAAAAATACGGGTATTACCCCGCTGGCGTTTACGACTGATGAGAGCAAATCTGCCTGGCTATGCACCTGCAAGAAAACAGATAAAGCGCCCTATTGCGATGGTACGCATAAGGCAATCAACCGCGAGAATGGTTACGAGTAA
- a CDS encoding zinc metallopeptidase: MKWSRARRSSNVEDRRGGSMPGGGIIGKMGVGGIAAVMLVGWMLGKDPLEMLGILSQISETGQVASATTGTTPPTPVDDEASRFIASILGEAEDVWSELFAQSGSSYRPSKLVLFTDRVVSTCGGAHAAMGPFYCPLDEKVYLDLSFFREMRARLGGGGDFAEAYVIAHEIGHHIQTLTGISQKVDDARRRGQRVDGDGGMLVRLELQADCYAGVWAHRAQQRHKWLEPGDIEEAMSTASAIGDDRLQKQSGGTVVPDAFTHGTAEQRMRWFRAGFETGEVKQCNTFSATRL, translated from the coding sequence ATGAAATGGTCGCGCGCACGCCGCAGCAGTAACGTCGAAGATCGCCGAGGGGGCTCCATGCCTGGCGGCGGAATAATCGGAAAAATGGGTGTGGGTGGTATTGCCGCTGTAATGCTGGTTGGATGGATGCTGGGAAAGGACCCCCTGGAAATGCTGGGAATCCTTTCACAAATAAGTGAAACCGGTCAGGTTGCCAGTGCCACAACAGGAACAACCCCACCTACCCCGGTTGATGATGAGGCGTCCCGTTTCATTGCGAGCATACTGGGAGAAGCCGAAGATGTCTGGAGCGAGCTTTTTGCGCAATCAGGCAGCTCATACCGGCCCTCCAAACTGGTGCTGTTTACTGACAGGGTTGTTTCTACCTGTGGTGGCGCTCATGCCGCCATGGGACCGTTCTACTGTCCCTTGGATGAAAAGGTATATCTTGATCTCAGTTTTTTCAGAGAAATGCGCGCCAGACTCGGTGGTGGAGGTGATTTTGCTGAAGCTTACGTCATTGCGCATGAAATAGGTCATCACATTCAGACTTTGACAGGCATCTCACAAAAAGTGGATGACGCCAGACGCAGAGGGCAACGTGTGGACGGTGATGGCGGGATGCTAGTGCGACTCGAACTCCAGGCAGATTGTTACGCGGGTGTTTGGGCGCATCGAGCACAACAGCGCCACAAATGGCTGGAACCAGGTGATATTGAAGAAGCGATGTCAACCGCCAGTGCCATCGGTGACGATCGTTTACAAAAACAGTCTGGTGGTACTGTGGTTCCTGATGCGTTTACTCATGGCACCGCAGAGCAGCGCATGCGCTGGTTTCGTGCCGGCTTTGAAACAGGCGAAGTCAAACAATGTAACACTTTTTCTGCCACCCGGCTTTAG
- the typA gene encoding translational GTPase TypA, giving the protein MTRALRNIAIIAHVDHGKTTMVDKLLHQAGTFSAHQTIAERVMDSNDIERERGITIFSKNCAIDYEGVHINIIDTPGHADFGGEVERVLSMVNGVLLLVDAVEGPMPQTRFVTRKALALGLHPIVVVNKIDRPGARPDWVVNHTFDLFDKLNATEKQLDFPVVYASALNGYASLDPAQPGKDMRPLFDTILKYVPAPTGNPDEPLQFQITALDYSSFVGRLGIGRINRGRLKPGQDVMVITGDKPAKKARVNQVSGFQGLDRVQLSEATAGDIVLVSGIEEIGIGTTLTDIGHPEALPMPVVDEPTLSMNFQVNTSPFAGKEGKFVTSRQLRERLEKELLTNVALRLEETADTDSFLVSGRGELHLTILLENMRREGYELAVSRPRVVIREIDGVKCEPFEALSVDMDEVNQGAVMEALGTRRGDLLDMVSDGRGRVRLDYRIPARGLIGFQSEFMTMTRGTGIMSHVFDEYGPVRSDIAARKNGVLISAEHGEAVAYALWKLQDRGRMIVKPGDPLYEGMVIGIHSRDNDLIVNPVKGKQLTNIRASGHDEAVALIPPIELTLESAIEFIADDELVEITPKNIRIRKRFLLEHERKRASRTAA; this is encoded by the coding sequence ATGACACGCGCACTCCGTAATATCGCTATTATCGCCCACGTTGACCATGGCAAGACCACGATGGTTGATAAGTTACTGCATCAGGCTGGCACTTTTTCGGCGCACCAGACCATCGCTGAACGTGTGATGGATTCCAACGATATTGAGCGGGAGCGTGGCATCACCATCTTCTCCAAGAATTGTGCCATTGATTACGAAGGTGTGCATATCAACATCATCGATACCCCTGGCCATGCTGATTTTGGCGGTGAGGTCGAGCGTGTGTTATCCATGGTCAATGGCGTATTACTGCTGGTGGATGCGGTCGAAGGTCCTATGCCGCAAACCCGCTTTGTTACCCGCAAGGCGCTGGCGCTCGGCTTGCACCCGATTGTGGTCGTAAACAAGATCGATCGCCCCGGTGCGCGGCCTGATTGGGTAGTCAATCATACCTTCGATTTGTTTGACAAGCTGAACGCAACCGAGAAACAGCTTGATTTCCCAGTTGTTTACGCTTCTGCGCTCAATGGATATGCTTCGTTGGATCCAGCGCAACCCGGCAAGGACATGCGTCCTCTGTTTGATACGATTCTCAAATATGTTCCCGCCCCGACAGGAAATCCAGATGAACCGCTGCAATTCCAGATTACCGCACTCGATTATTCAAGCTTTGTCGGGCGTCTCGGGATTGGCCGCATCAATCGCGGACGTCTGAAACCCGGGCAGGATGTCATGGTTATTACTGGCGACAAGCCAGCAAAAAAAGCGCGTGTTAACCAGGTATCCGGTTTTCAGGGGCTGGATCGTGTGCAGCTAAGCGAGGCTACTGCCGGGGATATCGTACTGGTAAGTGGCATCGAGGAGATCGGGATCGGCACCACCTTAACGGATATCGGCCATCCGGAAGCGTTGCCCATGCCGGTTGTCGATGAGCCAACACTATCGATGAATTTTCAGGTCAACACATCACCTTTTGCAGGTAAAGAAGGCAAGTTTGTGACCAGTCGTCAATTGCGGGAACGTCTTGAGAAAGAACTGCTTACCAACGTGGCTCTGCGCCTTGAAGAAACAGCTGATACGGATTCTTTTCTGGTTTCTGGGCGGGGTGAGCTGCATTTAACGATTTTGCTTGAAAACATGCGACGTGAAGGTTACGAGCTGGCAGTCTCCCGTCCTCGCGTGGTCATACGCGAAATTGATGGTGTCAAGTGTGAGCCATTTGAGGCTCTGAGCGTTGATATGGATGAGGTGAATCAAGGTGCGGTTATGGAAGCGCTTGGTACGCGTCGTGGTGATTTATTGGATATGGTTTCGGATGGCCGTGGGCGGGTGCGTCTGGATTATCGCATTCCAGCGCGCGGCTTGATCGGTTTCCAGTCGGAATTCATGACCATGACGCGAGGTACCGGCATCATGAGTCATGTTTTTGATGAATACGGTCCTGTTCGATCTGATATTGCGGCGCGTAAAAATGGCGTTTTGATTTCAGCTGAACACGGGGAAGCCGTCGCTTATGCCTTGTGGAAACTCCAGGATCGTGGCCGCATGATCGTCAAGCCTGGTGATCCCCTCTACGAAGGCATGGTCATCGGCATACACAGCCGTGATAATGATTTGATCGTCAATCCAGTTAAAGGTAAGCAGCTGACTAATATCCGTGCTTCAGGTCACGATGAGGCGGTTGCGCTTATTCCACCTATTGAATTAACGCTTGAGTCTGCCATTGAATTTATAGCCGATGATGAATTGGTAGAAATTACACCTAAAAATATTCGTATTCGTAAGCGTTTTCTGCTGGAACATGAACGTAAACGGGCTTCAAGAACAGCGGCCTGA
- a CDS encoding cell division protein FtsZ encodes MSDLQLSLIVIGIVVIAGVLLFNYWQEARYRRKTGNVLKHEHGDALFGEKKSTMPAERIEPEFGNNVRFSAPDEPSYQSTMIDQQPLADQYLHDSTETPETVHFESVINYTAEIHSHSRIPHERLMDLLQQKFDFGKPVRWFGMGTDESSWEEITLETAHAGKSYVRLKGCLQLADRSGPVSEINLSRFRDMMDEFAIQIAAETDCPDIANAYAIALELDKFCADVDVIMGINIISKDGGAFIGTKIRALAEASGFVLESEGVFRYRDSETNAVLFSLGNFESTLFLPSNMRTLTTHGITFLLDVPRVANGERVFEQMAHIAKLFSSTLNGILVDDNRVPLSENGIKKSKKQLRDLQAEMAENNIPAGSSIALKLFD; translated from the coding sequence ATGAGTGATCTGCAACTTAGTCTGATTGTAATTGGAATCGTGGTAATCGCTGGAGTATTACTGTTCAACTATTGGCAGGAAGCCCGTTATCGCCGCAAAACAGGTAACGTATTGAAACATGAGCATGGCGATGCCCTGTTTGGTGAAAAAAAATCGACGATGCCGGCAGAACGGATCGAGCCTGAATTTGGTAACAATGTACGATTCTCGGCTCCTGACGAGCCATCCTATCAGTCAACAATGATTGATCAGCAGCCGCTGGCTGATCAATATTTACACGACTCAACCGAAACACCAGAAACCGTCCATTTTGAGAGTGTCATCAACTACACGGCAGAGATCCATTCGCATTCCAGGATTCCTCATGAGCGATTGATGGACCTGTTGCAGCAAAAATTTGATTTTGGAAAACCAGTACGCTGGTTTGGCATGGGCACGGACGAATCGTCATGGGAAGAAATTACACTGGAAACTGCACATGCCGGAAAAAGCTATGTGCGACTCAAAGGATGTTTACAGCTGGCGGACCGATCCGGCCCAGTCAGTGAAATCAATCTGTCGCGATTCCGCGACATGATGGACGAATTTGCTATTCAAATCGCCGCTGAAACGGATTGCCCGGATATTGCAAATGCCTACGCGATCGCGCTCGAGCTGGATAAATTCTGTGCGGATGTTGATGTAATCATGGGAATCAACATTATCAGCAAAGATGGCGGTGCTTTTATCGGCACCAAAATTCGTGCATTGGCAGAGGCTTCCGGATTCGTGCTTGAATCGGAAGGCGTGTTCAGATACCGCGATAGCGAAACCAATGCCGTACTGTTTTCACTGGGTAATTTCGAGTCTACCCTGTTTTTACCTTCCAACATGCGGACTCTGACAACCCATGGCATTACTTTTCTGCTGGATGTGCCCAGGGTAGCCAATGGAGAACGAGTTTTTGAACAGATGGCGCATATTGCCAAACTGTTTTCCTCAACCCTGAATGGTATTCTGGTGGACGATAACCGGGTACCACTCAGTGAAAATGGCATTAAAAAAAGCAAAAAACAGTTACGCGATCTTCAAGCAGAAATGGCTGAAAACAATATTCCCGCTGGCAGCTCAATTGCATTAAAATTATTCGACTAA
- a CDS encoding riboflavin synthase, whose amino-acid sequence MFTGIVKTVGNIEHIDQCEGILRIRIHPGAIDWREVTVGDSIAVNGICLTVMTIDDNRFLFEVSGETLACTHGLDKVGNQVNLEPALRLSDRLDGHLVSGHVDGVGTVKEISPQKDRCGVVIQTPDALLKYIAPKGSITVDGVSLTVNRVEGNSFEVNLVPYTLQHTNFSFLKPGGKVNLETDMIARYVARLLNHAG is encoded by the coding sequence ATGTTTACCGGCATTGTAAAAACAGTTGGCAACATAGAGCATATTGATCAATGCGAGGGTATTTTACGGATACGCATTCATCCGGGTGCAATCGACTGGCGGGAGGTTACCGTGGGGGACAGTATCGCGGTCAATGGCATTTGCCTGACGGTGATGACGATTGACGATAACAGATTTTTATTTGAGGTCTCCGGTGAAACACTGGCGTGCACACATGGCCTGGATAAAGTCGGCAATCAAGTCAATCTTGAGCCGGCCCTGCGTTTATCCGACCGGCTTGATGGCCATCTGGTCAGCGGACATGTTGATGGCGTAGGTACGGTTAAGGAAATCAGCCCGCAAAAAGATCGCTGTGGTGTGGTCATACAAACGCCAGACGCCTTACTTAAATACATTGCGCCAAAAGGGTCGATTACGGTTGATGGTGTCAGCCTGACAGTTAACCGGGTCGAAGGAAATAGCTTTGAAGTAAATCTGGTGCCCTATACACTGCAACACACTAATTTTAGTTTTTTAAAACCAGGGGGGAAAGTGAATCTGGAAACCGATATGATCGCCCGATACGTCGCTCGCTTATTAAACCATGCAGGATAA
- a CDS encoding vanadium-dependent haloperoxidase has product MHPNDTNLLHKILILTIILLMLAPSVQADAVTDWNQRAGDIVVNANIGPLPADRALAMTQAAVYEATNAITRRYPVSSPQLKVAPGASVEAAIAAAARNVLLNLLPTQASAINETYMNAILAIMQGQEAKAAGIAVGEAAADKILAIRSNDGATAGETYRPFTNPGIYVPTVIPEVPQWAMRKPWLMKNPAQFRPGPPPELNSELWVRDYNEVKTLGGRNSKRRTTEQTEIALFWEEVMPPIYHGIVRSVAKQPGREITQNARLFAAVTQASADALIAVFDAKYHYGFWRPITAIRNGDIDNNNLTERDPAWIPLIDTPMHPEYPCAHCIVAAAVGTVLQADAGDAPVPVLTTSSHAAGGRIRNWEKIEDFVQEVIEARIYDGVHYRNSGETGAAMGKEIGNLAIQKYLTTGK; this is encoded by the coding sequence ATGCACCCGAATGACACAAATTTACTCCACAAAATACTAATACTGACAATTATTTTGTTGATGCTGGCACCGTCTGTGCAAGCTGATGCTGTCACTGACTGGAATCAAAGGGCCGGTGATATCGTAGTGAACGCAAACATAGGCCCCCTGCCCGCTGACAGAGCACTGGCAATGACGCAGGCAGCGGTTTACGAAGCTACAAACGCAATTACCAGGCGTTACCCGGTCAGTAGTCCGCAGCTTAAAGTTGCACCCGGCGCCTCGGTCGAAGCGGCAATAGCTGCCGCAGCTCGCAATGTATTACTCAACCTGCTGCCAACTCAAGCATCGGCAATCAATGAAACCTATATGAATGCCATACTTGCAATTATGCAAGGACAGGAAGCAAAAGCTGCAGGCATCGCGGTGGGAGAAGCGGCAGCTGATAAAATTCTGGCCATTCGATCAAATGATGGCGCAACTGCTGGAGAAACCTATCGCCCGTTTACAAACCCGGGCATCTATGTGCCAACCGTCATTCCTGAAGTGCCTCAGTGGGCGATGCGTAAGCCCTGGTTGATGAAAAACCCCGCCCAATTTCGCCCCGGCCCTCCACCAGAGCTGAATAGCGAATTATGGGTTCGTGATTACAATGAAGTAAAAACACTCGGAGGACGTAACAGTAAACGTCGTACTACCGAGCAAACCGAAATTGCACTATTCTGGGAAGAGGTCATGCCGCCGATCTATCATGGCATTGTCCGGTCGGTTGCCAAACAGCCAGGTAGAGAGATCACGCAAAATGCCCGCCTGTTTGCAGCGGTTACCCAGGCTTCCGCTGATGCATTGATTGCGGTTTTTGATGCGAAATATCATTATGGTTTTTGGCGGCCTATAACTGCCATCCGCAATGGTGATATCGATAATAACAATCTGACAGAACGGGATCCTGCCTGGATACCCCTGATCGACACACCCATGCATCCGGAATACCCGTGTGCACACTGTATCGTTGCCGCTGCGGTAGGTACGGTATTGCAAGCAGATGCAGGTGATGCTCCGGTACCCGTACTGACAACCAGCAGCCATGCAGCTGGTGGCAGAATACGAAACTGGGAAAAAATTGAGGATTTTGTACAGGAAGTTATCGAGGCTCGAATCTATGACGGCGTACATTACCGTAACTCCGGAGAAACGGGGGCAGCGATGGGAAAGGAAATTGGCAATCTAGCCATCCAGAAATATCTGACAACAGGGAAGTAA